In the Candidatus Palauibacter scopulicola genome, one interval contains:
- a CDS encoding VCBS repeat-containing protein: MDGDGWVDLYLCMLDRPNVLYRNLGGWRFEDVTERSGAGLGDRLSRGAVLADAEGDGDLDLFVAVHGGTNALLLNDGSGVFEEVDAGFEGEWGSSTLALADTDGDGDLDAYFANYKTVQADDLFSPAERSPREMADRVGDELIVRPPYDRHYRMRLDGELVLRFELADPDEFYLNDGSGRFEPVDPGGGAFRSEDGEPVADVPRAWGLVARFFDADDDGDADLFVANDLGSRDEFWLNEGGVFTAASEFAFRTESASSMGVDFSDIDGDGYTDFVTTEMLSPDPVRRREQVALGAAGWTPPGGHGTRASADRNTLQLNRGDGTWAETARAAGLDASEWTWGAMFLDVELDGYEDLLITNGHGWDPLDGDTQEALRTGRIQVDWREELGVFPPLRLRNLAFRNLGDGAFVDMTRSWGYGTEPDVSHGIAAADFDRDGDRDVVITRLDEPPLILRNDAGRARVALRVLGEGGNTQAIGARVTLAGPPGAVSGAASDTVPLQTRQVTSGGMYLSGSDPGLVFAMGDREAAEATIVWPSGRSRTVRVLANHAYEVGPPPDGGAGEGGPEGAAGPEGVARAGAEAGPGGAVGAGSGAALFAEAEPVGRHGESAFDELARQPLVPLELSRGGPGVAWVDADADGDPDLLVGAGAGGRAQLAVNEAGRLADPVPIGAPAVGDHTSIIALPTAGRPVIIAGVSAWEARSPADLDAIPPLARLDPDPAPAVPPTRHATGPLAAADVDGDGDLDLFAGARATPGAYPLPADSRLLLAEGGDWVVDAEAAEVLRQIGLVSGAVFSDVDGDGDPDLLLALEWGPVRLLENDGGRFTDATAAWGLDTHTGRWNGVATGDFNADGLPDLAVTAWGTNTGRFASPERPVGAVASDFDGNGLVDLVEFETGADGVRWPVRDYLTLGRTLPFLRREAPTFEAFAGSSVEDLLGTGRTGLYRTSAVTLLHTAFLNLGGRFEPRPLPAAAQLAPAFGVAVADFDRDGREDLFLAQNYFATPQGLGRHDAGRGAVLLGDGTGGFEILDARQSGVEVYGDARAAAVADFDADGRWDLAVGQNGAETLILRGRGGAPGLRVRLSAGGAPSGAGGARLRPRYADGSEGPAREIQFGSGYWSFNGFVQVLGRAADIRALTVRWADGLEETFPVEAGAPEAGAGAREVTLRRGEGS, translated from the coding sequence GTGGACGGGGACGGCTGGGTCGACCTCTACCTCTGCATGCTGGACCGGCCGAACGTCCTCTACCGCAACCTGGGAGGGTGGCGCTTCGAGGACGTGACGGAGCGCTCCGGCGCCGGACTCGGGGACCGGCTGTCTCGGGGCGCCGTCCTCGCCGATGCGGAGGGCGACGGCGACCTGGATCTCTTCGTGGCAGTGCACGGGGGGACGAACGCGCTCCTCCTGAACGACGGGAGCGGAGTCTTCGAGGAGGTCGATGCGGGGTTCGAGGGAGAATGGGGGAGCAGCACGCTCGCGCTCGCGGACACCGACGGGGACGGGGACCTCGACGCGTACTTCGCCAACTACAAGACGGTCCAGGCGGACGACCTCTTCAGCCCCGCGGAGCGGAGTCCGCGCGAGATGGCCGATCGGGTGGGGGACGAGCTGATCGTGAGGCCGCCGTACGACCGCCACTACCGGATGCGGTTGGACGGCGAGTTGGTGCTGCGGTTCGAACTCGCGGATCCGGACGAGTTCTACCTCAACGATGGGTCGGGCCGCTTCGAGCCCGTCGACCCCGGAGGTGGCGCGTTTCGGAGCGAGGACGGCGAACCGGTCGCCGATGTGCCGAGGGCGTGGGGACTGGTCGCGCGCTTCTTCGACGCGGACGACGACGGGGACGCCGACCTCTTCGTCGCCAACGACCTGGGAAGCCGGGACGAGTTCTGGCTCAACGAGGGCGGCGTCTTCACCGCCGCGTCGGAGTTCGCGTTCCGCACCGAGAGCGCCTCCTCGATGGGGGTCGACTTCTCGGACATCGACGGAGATGGCTACACCGATTTCGTGACGACGGAGATGCTCTCGCCCGATCCGGTGCGGAGACGGGAGCAGGTCGCCCTCGGCGCGGCCGGGTGGACGCCCCCCGGCGGACACGGAACGCGGGCGTCGGCGGACCGGAACACGCTGCAACTCAACCGCGGCGACGGGACCTGGGCCGAAACGGCGCGCGCGGCGGGGCTCGACGCCTCGGAATGGACGTGGGGCGCGATGTTCTTGGACGTGGAACTCGACGGCTACGAGGACCTCCTGATCACGAACGGACACGGCTGGGACCCGCTCGACGGGGACACGCAGGAGGCGTTGCGGACCGGCCGCATCCAGGTGGACTGGCGCGAGGAACTCGGGGTGTTTCCGCCGCTCCGGCTGCGGAACCTCGCGTTCCGCAATCTCGGCGACGGCGCCTTCGTCGACATGACCCGGAGTTGGGGATACGGGACGGAGCCGGACGTGAGCCACGGGATCGCGGCGGCGGACTTCGACCGCGACGGCGACCGGGACGTCGTGATCACGCGGCTGGACGAACCGCCCCTCATCCTGCGCAACGACGCCGGGCGGGCGCGGGTCGCCCTGCGCGTGCTCGGGGAAGGGGGGAACACGCAGGCGATCGGGGCGCGCGTGACGCTGGCCGGGCCGCCGGGCGCCGTCTCCGGCGCGGCCTCGGACACGGTCCCTCTCCAGACGCGGCAGGTGACCTCCGGCGGCATGTACCTCTCCGGCTCGGACCCGGGGCTCGTGTTCGCGATGGGCGACCGCGAGGCGGCCGAAGCGACGATCGTCTGGCCCTCGGGGCGGAGCCGGACGGTCCGGGTGCTCGCGAACCACGCCTACGAGGTGGGGCCGCCCCCGGATGGCGGGGCGGGGGAGGGTGGCCCCGAGGGCGCGGCCGGCCCGGAGGGTGTGGCCCGGGCGGGCGCCGAAGCCGGGCCGGGTGGCGCTGTCGGCGCGGGGAGCGGTGCGGCGCTCTTCGCGGAGGCGGAGCCCGTCGGGCGGCACGGCGAATCGGCCTTCGACGAGCTGGCCCGGCAGCCGCTCGTGCCGCTCGAGCTGTCCCGCGGCGGCCCGGGCGTGGCGTGGGTGGATGCGGATGCGGACGGCGACCCGGACCTGCTCGTCGGGGCGGGGGCGGGAGGCCGCGCCCAGCTCGCCGTCAACGAAGCCGGGCGGCTGGCGGACCCCGTGCCCATCGGCGCCCCCGCCGTCGGCGACCACACGTCCATCATCGCGCTCCCCACAGCCGGCCGCCCGGTCATCATCGCGGGCGTCAGCGCCTGGGAAGCCCGCTCGCCGGCCGACCTCGACGCGATTCCACCCCTCGCCCGCCTCGATCCGGACCCCGCGCCGGCCGTCCCGCCGACCCGCCACGCGACGGGCCCCCTGGCGGCCGCCGACGTCGACGGAGACGGCGACCTCGACCTCTTCGCCGGCGCCCGCGCCACCCCCGGCGCCTACCCCCTGCCCGCCGACTCGAGACTGCTCCTGGCCGAGGGCGGCGACTGGGTCGTTGACGCCGAGGCCGCCGAGGTCCTGCGGCAGATCGGCCTCGTCTCCGGGGCCGTGTTCTCCGACGTGGACGGAGACGGCGATCCCGACCTCCTCCTCGCCCTGGAGTGGGGACCCGTGCGGCTGCTGGAGAACGACGGGGGACGCTTCACCGACGCGACGGCGGCCTGGGGTCTGGACACGCACACCGGCCGCTGGAACGGCGTCGCGACGGGAGACTTCAACGCGGATGGCCTCCCGGACCTCGCGGTGACGGCGTGGGGTACGAACACCGGCCGCTTCGCGAGCCCCGAGCGACCCGTCGGCGCGGTCGCGTCCGACTTCGACGGGAACGGGCTCGTCGACCTCGTCGAGTTCGAGACCGGGGCGGACGGCGTCCGGTGGCCCGTGCGCGACTACCTCACGCTCGGAAGGACGCTCCCCTTCCTGCGGCGGGAGGCCCCGACGTTCGAGGCCTTCGCGGGAAGCTCCGTCGAAGACCTCCTCGGAACGGGACGCACGGGACTCTACCGGACGAGCGCCGTCACGCTGCTGCACACGGCGTTTCTCAACCTCGGCGGGCGGTTCGAGCCGCGCCCGCTGCCTGCGGCCGCCCAACTCGCCCCCGCCTTCGGGGTGGCCGTGGCGGACTTCGACCGGGACGGCCGCGAAGACCTCTTCCTGGCGCAGAACTACTTCGCGACCCCGCAGGGTCTCGGGCGCCACGACGCGGGTCGCGGAGCCGTGCTGCTCGGGGACGGGACGGGCGGATTCGAGATCCTCGACGCTCGGCAGAGCGGGGTCGAGGTGTACGGGGACGCCCGCGCGGCCGCCGTGGCCGACTTCGACGCCGATGGGCGCTGGGACCTGGCCGTCGGGCAGAACGGTGCCGAGACCCTCATCTTGCGGGGGCGGGGCGGAGCGCCCGGGCTGCGCGTTCGGCTGTCCGCGGGCGGGGCGCCTTCCGGCGCGGGTGGTGCGCGGTTGCGCCCGAGGTACGCCGACGGAAGCGAGGGTCCCGCGCGGGAGATCCAGTTCGGGAGCGGGTATTGGTCCTTCAACGGGTTCGTACAGGTGCTGGGGCGCGCGGCGGACATCCGCGCCCTGACGGTTCGCTGGGCGGATGGGCTCGAGGAGACGTTCCCGGTGGAGGCCGGGGCGCCGGAGGCCGGGGCCGGAGCGCGGGAGGTCACGCTGAGACGGGGCGAAGGCTCATGA
- a CDS encoding Re/Si-specific NAD(P)(+) transhydrogenase subunit alpha, whose amino-acid sequence MSVRICVPRETAAGESRVALTPDGARRLLSDDISIAVEAGAGRAAGFPDADYEDAGVEIVPDAGRLLGEADIVFKVAPPSETEADGLREGSILACLLQPHENAALIERLADGGITALALELVPRITRAQSMDALSSQSNLAGYKAVLLGANSLGRIFPLLMTAAGTLSPARVLVLGAGVAGLQAIATARRLGADTWGYDIRAAVREEVESLGAKFVDLQEGAEGAAEDAETEGGYAKELEEAEQARQRELLAQHVARADVVITTALVPGRPAPVLITEETMDRMKDGSVIVDLAGEAGGNCALSTPGETVVERGVTIHAPLNVPGSLPYHASQLLGRNLSALVKPMIGEEGVSVDLADDVIGPCCVTHAGEVRFGA is encoded by the coding sequence TTGAGCGTTCGAATCTGTGTCCCGCGGGAGACCGCCGCCGGGGAGTCGCGGGTCGCCCTCACGCCGGACGGGGCCAGGCGCCTGCTCTCGGATGACATTTCGATCGCCGTCGAGGCGGGCGCGGGACGGGCGGCCGGCTTCCCCGACGCGGACTACGAGGACGCGGGGGTGGAAATCGTCCCCGACGCCGGCCGGCTCCTGGGCGAGGCCGACATCGTGTTCAAGGTCGCTCCGCCCTCGGAGACCGAGGCGGACGGACTCCGGGAGGGTTCGATCCTCGCGTGTCTCCTCCAACCGCACGAGAACGCGGCGCTGATCGAGCGCCTCGCCGACGGCGGGATCACGGCGCTGGCGCTGGAACTGGTGCCGCGAATCACGCGCGCGCAGTCGATGGACGCCCTCTCGTCGCAGAGCAACCTGGCGGGCTACAAGGCCGTCCTCCTCGGCGCGAACTCGCTCGGACGGATCTTCCCCCTCCTCATGACGGCGGCCGGGACGCTCTCCCCGGCGCGCGTGCTCGTGCTCGGGGCCGGGGTCGCGGGGCTGCAGGCGATCGCGACGGCGCGCCGGCTCGGGGCGGACACCTGGGGCTACGACATCCGCGCCGCCGTGCGCGAGGAGGTGGAGAGCCTCGGGGCGAAGTTCGTGGACCTCCAGGAGGGCGCCGAGGGCGCGGCGGAGGACGCCGAGACGGAGGGCGGCTACGCGAAAGAACTGGAGGAGGCGGAGCAGGCGCGGCAGCGGGAGTTGCTCGCGCAGCACGTGGCGCGGGCGGACGTCGTCATCACGACGGCGCTCGTACCCGGCCGACCCGCCCCTGTACTCATCACCGAGGAGACGATGGACCGGATGAAGGATGGCTCGGTGATCGTCGACCTGGCGGGCGAGGCGGGAGGCAACTGCGCCCTGTCGACGCCGGGCGAGACGGTGGTGGAGCGCGGCGTCACGATCCACGCTCCGCTCAACGTGCCGGGGTCGCTTCCCTACCACGCCAGCCAGTTGCTCGGACGCAACCTCTCCGCGCTCGTGAAGCCGATGATCGGGGAGGAGGGCGTGTCCGTGGACCTGGCGGACGACGTGATCGGGCCCTGCTGCGTGACGCACGCGGGCGAGGTCCGGTTCGGCGCGTGA
- a CDS encoding NAD(P) transhydrogenase subunit alpha: MEGTLLIGLYVFVLAMFVGFELITKVPPTLHTPLMSGSNAISGISIVGALLVIGRAGDAVLMRWIGLAALILATINVVGGFLVTDRMLQMFKSKDAS; encoded by the coding sequence ATGGAAGGAACGCTCCTGATCGGACTGTATGTGTTCGTGCTCGCGATGTTCGTGGGCTTCGAACTCATCACGAAGGTGCCGCCCACGCTGCACACCCCCCTCATGTCGGGATCCAACGCGATCTCCGGGATCTCGATCGTGGGCGCGCTGCTCGTGATCGGACGCGCCGGAGACGCGGTTCTCATGCGGTGGATCGGGCTCGCCGCGCTGATCCTCGCCACGATCAACGTCGTGGGCGGTTTTCTCGTCACCGACCGCATGCTCCAGATGTTCAAGAGCAAGGACGCGAGCTGA
- a CDS encoding NAD(P)(+) transhydrogenase (Re/Si-specific) subunit beta yields MSGFSAIIPLAYLASAVLFILGIKRLSHPDTAAGGNRLAAIGMLLAVIATLLESGLEYTWIIAGVAIGGLIGAIMARTVKMTAMPEMVAVFNGFGGAASGLVAVGEYLRVAGGAGAETLAIDSGVSIMAGTLIGAVTFSGSMIAFGKLQGFVTGNAISNPLVKFSAGLLLGFAVVLAVYLVGFESNLVFYWCLIAAALILGVLFVIPIGGADMPVVVALLNSYSGLAAASAGFVLENNALIISGALVGASGLILTGIMCRAMNRSLANVLFSAFGTGAATAGRAADGDRVATPIEAEDSAMVLGYASQVIFVPGYGLAVAQAQHRVRELADLLTERGVSVRYCVHPVAGRMPGHMNVLLAEANVPYEQLCEPEDVNPDMENIDVAVVVGANDVVNPLARDDPQSPIGGMPIIETDRAKTCIVIKRSLSVGYAGIDNPLFYLRNNRMFFGDASDALARITEEVKQL; encoded by the coding sequence ATGTCAGGATTCTCCGCGATTATCCCGCTCGCCTACCTGGCGTCCGCCGTCCTCTTCATCCTCGGGATCAAGCGGCTCAGCCATCCGGACACGGCGGCGGGCGGCAACCGGCTCGCCGCCATCGGCATGCTGCTCGCGGTGATCGCGACGCTGCTCGAGAGCGGTCTGGAATACACCTGGATCATCGCCGGCGTCGCCATCGGAGGGCTGATCGGCGCCATCATGGCCCGGACGGTGAAGATGACCGCCATGCCGGAGATGGTGGCGGTGTTCAACGGGTTCGGCGGGGCCGCGTCCGGGCTCGTCGCGGTCGGGGAGTACCTGCGGGTCGCGGGGGGCGCGGGTGCGGAGACGCTCGCCATCGACTCCGGGGTGTCGATCATGGCCGGGACGCTGATCGGCGCCGTCACCTTCTCGGGCAGCATGATCGCGTTCGGGAAGCTGCAGGGGTTCGTGACCGGCAACGCCATCTCGAACCCGCTCGTGAAGTTCTCCGCCGGCCTCCTCCTTGGCTTCGCCGTGGTCCTGGCGGTCTACCTGGTCGGCTTCGAATCCAACCTCGTCTTCTACTGGTGTCTCATCGCGGCCGCGCTCATCCTCGGCGTCCTGTTCGTGATCCCCATCGGGGGCGCGGACATGCCGGTCGTGGTGGCGCTGCTCAACTCCTATTCCGGGCTCGCGGCGGCGTCGGCCGGGTTCGTGCTGGAGAACAACGCGCTCATCATCTCGGGCGCGCTGGTCGGCGCCTCGGGACTCATCCTCACGGGCATCATGTGCCGCGCGATGAACCGCTCGCTCGCGAACGTCCTGTTCAGCGCCTTCGGCACGGGGGCGGCGACGGCGGGGCGCGCGGCGGACGGCGACCGGGTGGCGACGCCGATCGAGGCCGAGGACTCCGCCATGGTCCTGGGCTACGCCTCGCAGGTCATCTTCGTCCCGGGCTACGGGCTCGCGGTGGCGCAGGCGCAGCACCGGGTGCGTGAACTCGCCGACCTGCTGACCGAGCGCGGCGTCTCGGTGCGCTACTGCGTGCACCCGGTGGCGGGTCGGATGCCCGGCCACATGAACGTCCTCCTCGCCGAGGCGAACGTGCCCTACGAGCAGCTCTGCGAGCCCGAGGACGTGAACCCGGACATGGAGAACATCGACGTCGCCGTGGTCGTGGGGGCGAACGACGTCGTGAACCCGCTCGCCCGCGACGACCCCCAGAGCCCGATCGGCGGCATGCCGATCATCGAGACGGACCGCGCGAAGACGTGCATCGTCATCAAGCGCTCGCTCTCGGTGGGCTACGCGGGCATCGACAACCCGCTCTTCTACCTGCGGAACAACCGCATGTTCTTCGGAGACGCCTCCGACGCCCTCGCCCGCATCACGGAGGAAGTGAAGCAACTCTGA
- a CDS encoding M66 family metalloprotease, whose amino-acid sequence MALVVLSAAACRDEATAPPTASPNRRPTPTSTIPPQELAAGDTLTLDASAYFTDPDGDALTFSVETSDRGVASASLSGATVAVVGVAPGEARVTIRARDPRALQARLDFTVLVPVPVTADHVVLRALYEATGGEGWTHDDNWLTGRPLDTWYGVGVDAEGRVTDLRLDFNGLRGPLPPELGDLDRLQSLVLSRNELTGAVPPELGRLPILVHLDLRNNRFAGEIPPLIGDFGYLDVLDLAGNEFEGPIPVALGKLGALRWLDLSDNHLTGPVPSELGGLGRIETLLLMRNDLEGPVPAAFGRLAALRVLNLSGNAGLSGPVPVEWTSMRRLSQLHLGGSTLCAPAAPAFRDWLERLYRYRLAACGQDASIVLTQAVQSSRFPVPLVAGDSALLRVFLTTPEGASVDFPAVRARFYLDGAETHVVDIPAQSNPVPTVIEEGDLAASANAVIPGRVVQPGLEIVVETDPGATLNPALGLTRRIPDNGRRAVDVRRMPTFNLTVIPFVLASEPDNSIVGYVNDLTPEHELFWDTHTLLPVGAMTVRAHEAVMVSTNSQGALLSRTAMIRAAEGSIGHYMGTMTNSDGGGLAYVGGFASFSSHDRADIVAHEFGHNMSLSHAPCSATGPDPWYPGGTGHIGAWGYDFRDGGELVPPERPDIMGYCDPHWIGDYHFYNAMRFRLRTEPTASASRAAGGGNDRSLLLWGGVSEAGVPYLEPAFVLDAPPSLPRPGGDHRIRGRNASGEELFALRFDMWHIDHGNGALGFAFAVPVQPEWSRALASLTLSGPEGSFTLDGESDLPTAIVRNPATRQVRAILQDPSAAGLAGAVAEALAPDPALEAMVSRGLPDPADWDR is encoded by the coding sequence ATGGCGCTCGTGGTCCTCTCGGCCGCGGCGTGCAGGGACGAAGCCACGGCGCCGCCCACGGCTTCTCCCAACCGGCGGCCGACGCCGACGAGCACGATCCCGCCGCAGGAACTGGCGGCGGGCGATACGCTCACGCTGGACGCGTCGGCCTATTTCACGGACCCGGACGGGGACGCGCTCACGTTCTCGGTCGAGACCTCCGACCGCGGCGTCGCGTCGGCTTCACTCTCGGGCGCCACCGTCGCCGTCGTCGGGGTCGCGCCGGGCGAGGCGCGGGTCACGATCCGGGCCCGCGATCCCCGTGCGCTGCAGGCCCGGCTGGACTTCACCGTCCTCGTGCCCGTGCCCGTGACGGCGGACCACGTCGTGCTCCGGGCGCTCTACGAGGCGACGGGGGGCGAGGGCTGGACGCACGACGACAACTGGCTGACCGGGCGGCCGCTCGACACGTGGTACGGCGTGGGCGTGGATGCGGAGGGGCGGGTGACGGACCTCCGCCTCGACTTCAACGGGCTCCGGGGACCGTTGCCCCCGGAACTCGGCGATCTCGACCGGCTCCAGTCGCTCGTGCTGTCGCGAAACGAACTTACCGGGGCCGTCCCACCGGAACTGGGCCGGCTGCCGATCCTTGTGCACCTGGATCTTCGCAACAATCGCTTCGCGGGTGAAATCCCGCCGCTGATCGGCGACTTCGGCTATCTGGACGTGCTGGATCTCGCCGGCAACGAATTCGAGGGGCCGATCCCGGTCGCGCTGGGCAAACTCGGCGCGCTGCGGTGGCTGGACCTGAGCGACAACCATCTGACGGGACCGGTCCCGTCCGAACTCGGCGGCCTGGGCCGGATCGAGACCCTGCTGCTCATGCGGAACGACCTCGAGGGGCCGGTGCCCGCGGCGTTCGGGCGTCTGGCCGCGCTCCGCGTCCTCAACCTGTCGGGCAACGCAGGACTGTCCGGCCCCGTGCCCGTCGAGTGGACGTCGATGCGGCGGCTGTCCCAGCTCCACCTGGGCGGCTCGACGCTCTGTGCGCCCGCCGCACCCGCCTTCCGGGACTGGCTCGAGCGGCTGTACCGATACCGGCTCGCCGCGTGCGGGCAGGACGCGTCGATCGTCCTCACGCAGGCCGTGCAGTCGTCACGATTCCCGGTGCCGCTCGTCGCCGGGGACTCCGCGCTCCTGCGCGTGTTTCTCACGACTCCTGAAGGCGCGTCCGTCGATTTCCCGGCGGTCCGGGCCCGGTTCTACCTGGACGGCGCCGAGACCCACGTCGTCGACATTCCCGCGCAGTCGAACCCCGTGCCGACCGTGATCGAGGAAGGCGACCTCGCCGCATCCGCGAACGCCGTGATTCCCGGACGGGTCGTGCAGCCCGGGCTCGAAATCGTCGTCGAGACGGATCCCGGCGCCACGCTGAACCCGGCCCTCGGACTCACGCGGCGAATCCCCGACAACGGCCGGCGCGCCGTCGATGTCCGGCGGATGCCCACCTTCAATCTCACGGTGATTCCGTTCGTGCTCGCGTCCGAACCGGACAACTCGATCGTGGGCTACGTGAACGATCTGACGCCGGAGCACGAACTCTTCTGGGACACGCATACGCTGCTCCCCGTCGGAGCCATGACAGTCCGGGCGCACGAGGCCGTGATGGTGTCCACCAACAGCCAGGGCGCGCTGTTGAGCCGGACGGCGATGATCCGCGCCGCCGAGGGATCTATCGGGCACTACATGGGCACGATGACGAACAGCGACGGCGGCGGCCTGGCCTACGTCGGCGGGTTCGCCAGCTTCTCCAGCCACGACCGGGCCGACATCGTCGCGCACGAGTTCGGGCACAACATGAGCCTCAGCCACGCCCCGTGCAGCGCGACCGGTCCCGATCCGTGGTATCCCGGGGGGACCGGGCACATCGGCGCGTGGGGATACGATTTTCGCGATGGCGGAGAACTCGTGCCGCCGGAGCGGCCCGACATCATGGGATACTGCGATCCGCACTGGATCGGGGACTATCACTTCTACAATGCGATGCGCTTCCGCCTCCGCACCGAGCCGACCGCTTCCGCCTCGCGAGCGGCAGGCGGCGGCAATGACCGCTCGCTGCTGCTTTGGGGCGGCGTGAGCGAAGCAGGCGTTCCCTACCTGGAGCCCGCCTTCGTTCTCGACGCTCCGCCCTCCTTGCCCCGCCCCGGCGGCGACCATCGGATTCGCGGTCGGAACGCGTCCGGTGAAGAACTGTTCGCGTTGCGCTTCGACATGTGGCACATCGACCACGGGAACGGAGCCCTGGGCTTCGCCTTCGCCGTGCCCGTCCAGCCCGAGTGGTCGCGGGCGCTCGCGAGTCTCACGCTCTCCGGGCCCGAGGGATCCTTCACGCTCGACGGCGAGAGCGACCTACCCACCGCCATCGTGCGCAATCCCGCGACCCGGCAGGTGCGCGCGATCCTTCAGGATCCGTCAGCCGCCGGCCTCGCCGGCGCGGTGGCGGAGGCGCTGGCTCCGGATCCCGCTCTGGAGGCGATGGTCAGCCGCGGGCTACCGGACCCCGCGGACTGGGACCGGTAG